Proteins encoded by one window of Mailhella massiliensis:
- a CDS encoding MoaD/ThiS family protein — translation MSIQIRLSTTLRDLVPGYDPETGLTFELREGETSLTAEETARRIGIPPEEITIVMINSRQNELGDLVHDGDRVAFFPPVGGG, via the coding sequence ATGAGCATACAGATACGACTGAGCACCACCCTGCGCGACCTTGTTCCCGGCTACGATCCGGAAACGGGACTCACCTTTGAACTTCGCGAAGGTGAAACCTCCCTCACGGCCGAAGAGACGGCAAGGCGCATCGGCATTCCCCCGGAAGAAATCACCATCGTCATGATCAACAGCCGCCAGAACGAACTCGGCGATCTGGTGCATGACGGCGACCGTGTGGCCTTCTTCCCCCCCGTGGGAGGCGGTTAG
- the hypB gene encoding hydrogenase nickel incorporation protein HypB, with the protein MEIPVVRNVLEANDRIAARLRADFTQRGILVLNLISSPGSGKTSLLERTLNDLAGEFRMAVIEGDLQTDNDARRVAASGAQAVQINTEGGCHLNSSMISEALQAVDLEGLDILFIENVGNLVCPTEFDCGEDAKIALLSVTEGDDKPQKYPYLFHKAKAMILNKIDLLPYVDFDVDKARAHARAANADLAVMEVSCRTRSGLDAWYEWLRAATRAKKEAAHD; encoded by the coding sequence ATGGAAATCCCCGTCGTACGCAATGTACTGGAGGCCAACGACCGCATCGCCGCGCGCCTGCGCGCCGACTTCACGCAGCGCGGCATACTCGTGCTCAACCTCATAAGCTCTCCCGGTTCCGGCAAGACGTCTCTTCTGGAACGCACGCTGAACGACCTCGCGGGAGAATTCCGCATGGCCGTCATCGAAGGCGACCTGCAGACCGACAACGACGCCCGCCGCGTGGCCGCATCCGGCGCGCAGGCCGTGCAGATCAATACCGAAGGGGGCTGCCACCTGAACAGCAGCATGATCAGCGAAGCGCTTCAGGCCGTCGACCTCGAGGGACTCGACATTCTGTTCATCGAAAACGTGGGCAACCTCGTCTGCCCCACGGAATTCGACTGCGGAGAAGATGCGAAGATCGCTCTGCTCAGCGTGACGGAGGGAGACGACAAGCCCCAGAAGTACCCCTATCTTTTCCACAAGGCCAAGGCCATGATTCTCAACAAGATCGACCTGCTGCCCTATGTGGACTTCGACGTGGACAAGGCGCGCGCCCACGCCCGCGCCGCCAACGCCGATCTTGCCGTCATGGAAGTTTCCTGCCGCACCCGTTCCGGCCTGGACGCCTGGTATGAATGGCTGCGCGCCGCAACACGCGCCAAGAAAGAAGCCGCCCATGACTGA
- a CDS encoding bifunctional folylpolyglutamate synthase/dihydrofolate synthase: MTDQNLCCCRLPEDAPFHTYEDVLKHLDSLGLFHMDMGLGRMERALKGLGLDKLRCPAVQIVGTNGKGSTSVFLQSIAMAHGLNAGLYTSPHFVWPEERIRLNRTMLPRRIWPALAGDAVRIEPGLTYFELLTVMAASAFQTSECDLMIFEAGLGGRYDATTALPVDMTCFVPMGMDHMNVLGDTLAAIADDKADALRKGVAVAVSAPQVPEAQDVLFARAEERGIPLCSCPTPRGCGGTRAGIALWENLPDELKACSVLPEDAVLGLRGPHQRINAQTAVLAWVLLCHRYRWKTDARTIARGLRNAFIPGRLQYVPATGRRPALWLDGAHNTHGMTALLAAVAQMKEEELPGALVFSCLADKEPEKLTALVRSLAKDLPLFVPTIKDNARAAQGSELAAMLGPNACAVPDLAEALEKAKSAAGGRPVMVCGSLYLLSELFTLWPDLLEAPGASA; the protein is encoded by the coding sequence ATGACTGATCAGAACTTATGCTGCTGCCGCCTGCCTGAGGACGCGCCCTTCCATACCTACGAGGACGTGCTGAAGCATCTGGACTCTCTCGGCCTCTTTCATATGGATATGGGGCTGGGACGTATGGAGCGCGCGCTGAAGGGCCTCGGACTCGACAAGCTCCGCTGCCCCGCCGTACAGATCGTGGGAACCAACGGCAAGGGTTCCACCTCCGTCTTTCTTCAGTCCATAGCCATGGCCCACGGGCTGAACGCGGGGCTGTACACTTCTCCTCATTTCGTATGGCCGGAAGAACGCATCCGTCTGAACCGCACCATGCTTCCCCGCCGCATCTGGCCCGCCCTTGCCGGAGATGCCGTCCGTATCGAGCCCGGGCTCACCTATTTCGAGCTGCTTACCGTCATGGCGGCTTCCGCCTTCCAGACCAGCGAATGCGATCTCATGATCTTCGAAGCGGGACTCGGCGGCCGTTACGACGCCACCACCGCCCTTCCCGTGGACATGACCTGTTTTGTGCCCATGGGCATGGATCACATGAACGTGCTGGGCGACACTCTCGCCGCCATAGCTGACGACAAGGCCGACGCGCTGCGCAAGGGAGTTGCCGTGGCCGTCAGCGCTCCGCAGGTGCCGGAAGCGCAGGACGTTCTCTTTGCACGGGCCGAGGAGCGCGGCATCCCGCTGTGCTCCTGCCCCACGCCCCGGGGCTGCGGCGGCACCCGGGCCGGTATCGCGCTTTGGGAAAACCTGCCCGACGAGCTGAAGGCCTGTTCCGTACTGCCGGAAGACGCGGTGCTCGGCCTGCGGGGACCGCATCAGCGCATCAACGCCCAGACTGCGGTGCTTGCCTGGGTGCTGCTGTGCCACCGCTACCGCTGGAAAACCGACGCCCGCACCATTGCGCGGGGGCTCAGAAATGCCTTCATTCCCGGAAGGCTGCAGTATGTTCCGGCGACGGGACGTCGCCCCGCCCTGTGGCTGGACGGCGCGCACAACACCCACGGCATGACGGCCCTTCTTGCAGCCGTTGCGCAGATGAAGGAAGAGGAACTTCCCGGAGCGCTGGTGTTCTCCTGCCTGGCGGACAAGGAACCGGAAAAACTCACGGCTCTTGTACGCTCTCTGGCAAAAGACCTGCCCCTGTTCGTTCCCACCATCAAAGACAACGCCCGCGCCGCACAGGGGAGCGAGCTGGCCGCCATGCTCGGCCCGAACGCCTGCGCCGTACCGGACCTTGCCGAAGCTCTGGAAAAAGCGAAGTCGGCCGCCGGGGGAAGGCCCGTGATGGTGTGCGGCTCGCTGTACCTGCTTTCGGAGCTTTTCACCCTCTGGCCCGACCTTCTGGAAGCGCCGGGTGCCTCCGCATAA
- a CDS encoding iron-containing alcohol dehydrogenase, protein MSTDVKCMYQGQITSFFIPTVTLVGPNCSKEIPNRLKSLGAKHPLIVTDKGIVACGILKQITDILDGAGISYVVFDGAVPNPTDQNVTDAAAVYKENGCDSLITLGGGSSHDCGKGVGFLVSNGGKIQDYEGVDKSSKPFPPYIAVNTTAGTASEMTRFCIITDVARKVKMAIVDWRCTPSVAIDDPVLMMGMPPSLTAATGMDALTHAVEAYVSTAATPMTDACAEKAIEFINRYLRRAVANGQDKEAREGMCYAQYLAGMAFNNASLGHVHAMAHQLGGFYNLPHGECNAILLPYVCEYNLIAARRRFGRIAKLLGERTEGYTANESAEAAVKAIRELSRDVNIPDGLIALGKKYGKEVREEDIPIMTANAQKDACGLTNPRIMTDAAVAAIYKKAL, encoded by the coding sequence ATGAGCACCGATGTCAAATGCATGTATCAGGGTCAGATCACTTCCTTCTTCATTCCTACTGTTACTCTGGTAGGTCCCAACTGCAGCAAGGAGATTCCCAACCGTCTGAAGAGCCTGGGCGCCAAGCATCCTCTTATAGTAACCGATAAGGGTATCGTTGCCTGCGGCATTCTGAAGCAGATCACCGACATTCTTGACGGCGCGGGTATTTCCTATGTTGTGTTCGACGGTGCCGTTCCGAACCCCACCGATCAGAATGTTACGGACGCTGCTGCCGTATATAAGGAAAACGGCTGCGACAGCCTCATCACCCTCGGCGGCGGCAGCTCCCATGACTGCGGCAAGGGCGTCGGCTTCCTCGTGAGCAACGGCGGCAAGATTCAGGACTACGAAGGCGTGGACAAGTCCTCCAAGCCCTTCCCGCCCTACATTGCCGTGAACACCACCGCCGGTACCGCTTCCGAAATGACCCGTTTCTGCATCATCACCGACGTGGCCCGCAAGGTGAAGATGGCCATCGTGGACTGGCGCTGCACCCCCAGCGTCGCCATCGACGACCCCGTCCTCATGATGGGTATGCCGCCTTCGCTCACCGCCGCCACCGGTATGGACGCTCTGACCCACGCCGTGGAAGCCTATGTTTCCACTGCCGCCACTCCCATGACGGATGCCTGCGCTGAAAAGGCCATTGAATTCATCAACCGTTATCTGCGTCGTGCCGTGGCCAACGGTCAGGACAAGGAAGCCCGCGAAGGCATGTGCTACGCCCAGTACCTCGCCGGTATGGCCTTCAACAACGCCAGCCTCGGCCACGTCCACGCCATGGCTCATCAGCTCGGCGGCTTCTACAACCTGCCGCACGGCGAATGCAACGCCATTCTGCTGCCCTACGTCTGCGAATACAACCTCATCGCCGCCCGTCGCCGCTTCGGCCGCATCGCCAAGCTGCTCGGTGAACGTACCGAAGGCTACACCGCCAATGAGTCCGCTGAAGCCGCCGTCAAGGCCATCCGCGAACTCTCCCGCGATGTGAACATCCCCGACGGCCTCATCGCCCTCGGCAAGAAGTACGGCAAGGAAGTCCGCGAGGAAGACATTCCGATCATGACCGCCAACGCCCAGAAGGACGCCTGCGGCCTGACCAACCCCCGCATCATGACCGATGCCGCCGTGGCCGCCATCTACAAGAAGGCCCTGTAA
- a CDS encoding hydrogenase maturation nickel metallochaperone HypA, with product MHELSLMASVMDIAREELSRHGASRLLLLRIRYGVLDQVQPDAMRMAFEVMTAKTPHEGAKLELVEEPLGLCCRLCGHVFHPEDKNALYLPCPACGETAPFSITGGEGIFLDHLEAE from the coding sequence ATGCATGAACTTTCCCTTATGGCAAGCGTTATGGACATCGCCCGGGAGGAACTTTCCCGGCACGGGGCCTCGCGTCTTCTTCTTCTGCGCATACGCTACGGCGTACTGGATCAGGTACAGCCCGACGCCATGCGCATGGCCTTCGAGGTCATGACGGCAAAAACGCCTCACGAAGGCGCAAAGCTGGAACTTGTGGAAGAACCGCTCGGACTCTGCTGCCGATTGTGCGGGCATGTGTTCCATCCCGAAGACAAAAACGCTCTGTACCTGCCCTGCCCCGCCTGCGGGGAAACCGCTCCCTTCAGCATCACGGGCGGGGAAGGCATTTTTCTCGACCACCTGGAGGCGGAGTAA
- a CDS encoding aminopeptidase yields the protein MDELASTSTSGWEVYRSAEDRRAMYELADAYIRFISDCKTEREAVSGVIALLKEAGYTEGFSSDKGWQALHNKAIFVARRGRRPLSEGIRLISAHTDSPRLDLKQHPLQEQVGVGQAKTHYYGGLRKYQWFARPLALHGVIVTAEGRSIDVRLGEEEGDPVFTIADLLPHLSHKDGNLTLSDAFDAEKLNVILGHEPVLKEEDAEAPKEPVKARMLQLLHEKYGIKEDDLISAELEAVPAGPARYVGLDKGIVGGYGQDDRICVYTALRALLDAEEPEYTSCLIFWDKEEIGSDGSTGASSRFFQYCVEDMAAYWEPETPFRRIMMNTKALSGDVHAAVDPDWQDRHELKNSAFFGHGVAFCKFTGSRGKYGANDAHPEYVGWMRGVLDAKNIPWQMAELGKVDVGGGGTVALFLAAYGMDVVDAGPALLGMHSPFELSSVPDIYSAKLAYQAFLEAK from the coding sequence ATGGACGAACTTGCATCCACCTCCACTTCCGGCTGGGAAGTCTACCGCTCGGCCGAAGACCGCCGCGCCATGTACGAGCTGGCCGACGCCTATATCCGTTTCATTTCCGACTGCAAGACGGAACGCGAAGCCGTTTCCGGCGTCATCGCCCTTTTGAAGGAAGCGGGCTATACGGAAGGCTTTTCCTCCGATAAAGGCTGGCAGGCCCTGCACAACAAGGCCATCTTCGTGGCCCGCAGGGGCAGACGCCCGCTGAGCGAAGGCATTCGCCTCATAAGCGCCCATACCGACAGCCCCCGCCTCGACCTCAAGCAGCATCCGCTGCAGGAACAGGTGGGAGTGGGCCAGGCCAAGACCCACTATTACGGCGGTCTGCGCAAATACCAGTGGTTTGCGCGTCCGCTGGCCCTGCACGGCGTCATCGTCACGGCCGAAGGCCGTTCCATCGACGTGCGTCTTGGTGAAGAGGAAGGCGATCCGGTCTTCACCATTGCCGATCTTCTGCCCCATCTTTCCCATAAGGACGGCAACCTCACGCTTTCCGACGCCTTCGATGCGGAAAAGCTCAACGTCATTCTGGGGCACGAACCCGTGCTCAAGGAAGAAGATGCGGAAGCCCCCAAGGAACCGGTCAAGGCCCGTATGCTTCAGCTTCTGCATGAGAAGTACGGCATAAAGGAAGACGACCTCATTTCCGCCGAACTTGAAGCCGTGCCCGCCGGCCCCGCCCGCTATGTGGGACTGGACAAGGGTATCGTGGGCGGCTATGGTCAGGACGACCGCATCTGCGTCTACACCGCCCTGCGAGCGCTGCTTGATGCGGAAGAACCCGAATACACTTCCTGCCTCATTTTCTGGGACAAGGAGGAAATCGGTTCCGACGGTTCCACCGGCGCAAGCTCGCGCTTCTTCCAGTACTGCGTGGAAGACATGGCCGCCTATTGGGAACCGGAAACCCCCTTCCGCCGCATCATGATGAACACGAAGGCCCTTTCCGGCGACGTACATGCGGCCGTGGACCCCGACTGGCAGGACAGGCACGAGCTTAAAAATTCCGCCTTTTTCGGTCACGGCGTGGCATTCTGCAAGTTCACCGGTTCCCGCGGCAAGTACGGCGCCAACGACGCGCACCCCGAATACGTCGGCTGGATGCGCGGCGTGCTGGATGCGAAGAACATTCCCTGGCAGATGGCGGAGCTCGGCAAGGTGGACGTGGGCGGCGGCGGAACCGTGGCCCTTTTCCTGGCCGCCTACGGCATGGATGTGGTGGACGCCGGGCCCGCGCTGCTCGGGATGCACAGTCCCTTCGAACTTTCTTCCGTGCCCGACATCTACTCTGCGAAACTCGCCTATCAGGCCTTCCTTGAAGCGAAATAA
- a CDS encoding AMIN domain-containing protein, whose product MRRTLRLFACAAGMLVVAVGVAALLKDEPGYEAGRSEVSGKIVGLTEYQEGRGGAEGASSSMEEEQASGPEAIKDAEPPSARMDDTPPSGEKSSFTEGSHETQPLPNAPRSGEQAAPASEGAVSSPVHEKAKTAASVVEAFSVREPEQVEEKKVPAEREETPRSAEKASAEKAVLSQQAEKSQAAVVEAVAERKDSRVAASAAKNDAAEEAGTARARTSAASSREASAEPRIVSGGEGVAGKKARPRYERVVTSAKFSMKGSLIKLVLQGNAPMVGHCSVLGNPDRVVLDLAGNWELEVPRVPSNRLVQAVRVGQHDDKTRIVLDMKTMGKVALVPLNRNCLELSIQ is encoded by the coding sequence ATGCGCAGGACATTGCGTCTTTTCGCCTGTGCGGCGGGTATGCTGGTCGTCGCCGTGGGCGTTGCCGCGCTTTTGAAGGATGAACCCGGCTATGAGGCCGGACGTTCGGAAGTGTCGGGAAAGATTGTCGGACTCACGGAATATCAGGAAGGCAGAGGAGGGGCGGAAGGCGCGTCTTCTTCGATGGAAGAAGAGCAGGCCTCCGGCCCGGAAGCGATAAAGGACGCGGAACCTCCTTCCGCGCGCATGGACGATACGCCCCCTTCCGGCGAGAAGAGCAGCTTTACGGAAGGCAGCCATGAGACGCAGCCGTTGCCGAATGCTCCCCGGAGCGGAGAGCAGGCCGCGCCCGCGTCCGAAGGCGCCGTTTCTTCCCCCGTTCATGAGAAAGCGAAGACTGCTGCTTCGGTGGTGGAGGCTTTCTCTGTCCGGGAGCCGGAACAGGTCGAAGAAAAGAAGGTTCCGGCAGAGCGTGAGGAAACGCCCCGTTCTGCGGAGAAGGCCTCTGCAGAAAAAGCCGTACTTTCGCAGCAGGCGGAGAAATCGCAGGCTGCTGTCGTGGAAGCCGTGGCCGAAAGGAAGGATTCCCGGGTTGCAGCATCTGCCGCAAAGAACGATGCTGCGGAGGAAGCCGGAACGGCCCGGGCGCGTACTTCCGCAGCTTCCTCCCGCGAGGCTTCCGCGGAGCCGCGTATTGTATCGGGCGGCGAGGGAGTCGCAGGGAAAAAGGCCCGGCCCCGGTATGAACGGGTGGTGACTTCCGCAAAATTTTCCATGAAGGGCAGCCTCATCAAGCTTGTTCTTCAGGGCAATGCTCCCATGGTGGGGCATTGTTCCGTTCTCGGCAATCCCGATCGCGTGGTGCTCGATCTTGCGGGCAACTGGGAACTGGAAGTTCCCCGTGTTCCCAGCAACAGACTTGTTCAGGCTGTTCGCGTGGGGCAGCATGACGACAAGACCCGCATCGTGCTGGACATGAAGACCATGGGCAAGGTGGCTCTGGTTCCCCTGAACCGCAACTGCCTTGAGCTGAGCATACAGTAG
- the selA gene encoding L-seryl-tRNA(Sec) selenium transferase, giving the protein MSSLFRSLPSVDACLRALEERFPSTAHAVLRESCRAVLETLREDIRAGLVKDASELTVEAVLPRLCSAVEKSTRPRLRRVLNGAGVVVHTNLGRSVLAKKAQEAVRVAASGYSNLEFDLETGERGSRISLVEELLTTLTGAEAALVVNNNAAAVLLMLDTLCKGGEVILSRGQLVEIGGSFRIPDVMERSGAALKEVGTTNRTHLADYEKALSENTRAVLWVHPSNYRIIGFHSSVPPAELAAFAHAHGLPLLEDLGSGSLLDFSQWGLHDEPTVPEVLKAGTDVVTFSGDKVLGGPQAGIIVGRKEYVDRMKRNQLLRALRCDKLTLAALEATLSLYLDKETALREVPTVRRMTMSADLLHARAETLRALLEKELGPLAGCSLKSDFSRVGGGAFPEQGMPTTLIAIKPAGISAAQLKKRLLRTDPPLIGRLEDPYFQLDPRTLEEEDFPDAVRVLKQALCDNR; this is encoded by the coding sequence ATGTCTTCCCTTTTTCGCTCGCTTCCTTCGGTGGACGCCTGCCTGCGCGCTCTTGAAGAAAGGTTTCCTTCCACGGCGCACGCCGTGCTGCGGGAAAGCTGCCGCGCCGTGCTCGAGACTCTCCGTGAAGACATACGCGCGGGCCTTGTGAAGGACGCCTCCGAGCTGACCGTGGAAGCCGTGCTGCCGCGCCTTTGCTCCGCCGTGGAAAAAAGCACCCGTCCCCGTCTCCGCCGCGTGCTCAACGGCGCGGGCGTGGTGGTGCATACCAATCTCGGCCGTTCCGTTCTGGCAAAAAAAGCACAGGAGGCGGTGCGCGTCGCCGCCTCGGGCTACAGCAACCTGGAATTCGACCTGGAAACGGGAGAACGGGGCAGCCGCATCAGCCTTGTGGAAGAGCTTCTCACCACCCTCACCGGCGCGGAGGCCGCCCTTGTGGTGAACAACAACGCTGCGGCGGTGCTGCTCATGCTGGATACGCTCTGCAAAGGCGGGGAAGTCATCCTTTCCCGGGGGCAGCTTGTGGAAATCGGCGGCAGTTTCCGCATTCCCGACGTGATGGAGCGCAGCGGAGCCGCGCTGAAGGAAGTGGGAACCACCAACCGCACCCACCTTGCCGACTACGAAAAGGCCCTCTCTGAAAACACCCGCGCCGTGCTCTGGGTTCATCCTTCCAACTACCGCATCATCGGATTCCACTCCTCGGTTCCCCCTGCGGAGCTTGCCGCCTTCGCCCATGCCCACGGCCTGCCCCTTCTGGAGGATCTCGGAAGCGGGAGCCTGCTCGATTTCTCGCAGTGGGGCCTGCACGATGAACCCACCGTACCGGAAGTGCTGAAGGCAGGTACCGACGTCGTCACCTTTTCCGGCGACAAGGTGCTCGGCGGCCCTCAGGCGGGCATCATCGTGGGCAGGAAGGAGTATGTGGACAGGATGAAGCGCAACCAGCTTCTGCGCGCCCTGCGCTGCGACAAGCTCACCCTGGCGGCGCTCGAAGCCACGCTCAGCCTGTATCTCGACAAGGAAACGGCCCTGCGGGAAGTACCTACGGTGCGCCGCATGACCATGAGCGCCGACCTGCTGCACGCACGCGCCGAAACGCTGCGGGCGCTGCTTGAAAAAGAACTCGGCCCCCTTGCCGGATGTTCGTTGAAAAGCGACTTCTCCCGCGTAGGGGGCGGAGCCTTTCCCGAACAAGGTATGCCCACCACGCTCATAGCCATCAAACCTGCGGGCATATCCGCCGCACAGCTGAAAAAACGCCTGCTCCGCACCGATCCTCCGCTTATCGGCAGGCTGGAAGATCCGTATTTCCAGCTTGACCCCCGCACCCTGGAAGAGGAAGATTTCCCCGATGCGGTGCGCGTGCTTAAACAAGCCCTCTGCGACAACCGCTGA
- a CDS encoding GlcG/HbpS family heme-binding protein, translated as MRHILLTCALLAALVAPASAAVDTSKLQLPGDLTLEQAQKVVDGALAFAKKQGVPMNITVVDAGGNLKAFCRMDGAFLGSIDVSMKKAKTARMFNMSSAELGAASQPGGELFGIEVTNGGLVIFGGGELLKDKNGVIVGAIGVSGGSVQEDTNVAKAGVAALNK; from the coding sequence ATGCGTCACATTCTTCTTACCTGCGCTCTTCTGGCCGCTCTGGTTGCTCCCGCCTCCGCCGCCGTCGACACCAGCAAACTTCAGCTTCCCGGCGATCTGACGCTGGAACAGGCCCAGAAGGTCGTGGACGGCGCTCTCGCCTTCGCCAAGAAGCAGGGCGTGCCCATGAACATCACCGTCGTCGACGCCGGCGGCAACCTCAAGGCCTTCTGCCGCATGGACGGCGCGTTCCTCGGCAGCATCGACGTTTCCATGAAGAAGGCGAAGACCGCGCGCATGTTCAACATGTCCAGCGCCGAACTCGGCGCCGCGTCCCAGCCCGGCGGCGAACTGTTCGGCATTGAAGTGACCAACGGCGGCCTCGTGATCTTCGGCGGCGGCGAGCTGCTGAAGGACAAGAACGGCGTCATCGTCGGCGCCATCGGCGTTTCCGGCGGTTCCGTGCAGGAAGACACCAATGTGGCCAAGGCCGGTGTCGCCGCGCTGAACAAATAA
- a CDS encoding aldehyde ferredoxin oxidoreductase C-terminal domain-containing protein produces MFRFLRVNMATKACFFEDIPEEYAGLGGRALTSTIVAREVNPICTPLGPHNKLVFAPGLLGATNSPNSNRISVGCKSPLTDGIKESNSGGQPGGHLAKLGILAIIVEEMATEGEWWQLEVSKDSARLVPSPVAGLNNFDAVARLVETYGKECSYVTIGRAGEFKLTAASIAFTDRELRPQRHAGRGGVGAVMGSKGLKAIIINPEGGKNHPLADEEAFKAASKRFAKALTSHPITGKGLAEYGTAVLVNILHEAGGLPTRNFTVGQFEQHEAVSGERMNQLTKERGGEGAVAHGCMSGCIIRCSGIFPDAQGKFKSKWPEYETLWCFGPHSNIGDLDLICTFDHMCDDFGVDTIDVGVAIGVAMAGGGIPLGDGKAVLEAMQGISDGTPLGRVIGCGTATTGRVFGVRRVPCVKGQSLPAYDPRAVKGVGVTYATTPMGADHTAGYSVTANILSCGGKVDPLKKEGQIELSRNLQIATASVDSVGLCLFTAFAILDIPDALAAIVDMLNAKFGWNLTGDDVVTLGQRILSTEIDFNRRAGITEAADHLPDFFSDEPVAPHNTTFDFTPEELQTTFNWIKK; encoded by the coding sequence ATGTTTCGTTTTCTGCGTGTGAACATGGCCACCAAGGCCTGCTTTTTTGAAGACATCCCCGAAGAATACGCCGGTCTCGGCGGCCGCGCGCTGACGTCCACCATCGTCGCCCGCGAAGTCAACCCCATCTGCACGCCCCTCGGCCCGCACAACAAGCTGGTGTTCGCTCCCGGCCTTCTCGGAGCCACCAACAGCCCCAACTCCAACCGTATTTCCGTGGGCTGCAAAAGCCCGCTGACCGACGGCATCAAGGAATCCAACTCCGGCGGTCAGCCCGGCGGCCATCTCGCCAAGCTCGGCATTCTCGCCATCATCGTGGAAGAAATGGCCACGGAAGGCGAATGGTGGCAGCTTGAAGTGAGCAAGGACAGCGCAAGACTCGTGCCCTCCCCCGTGGCCGGGCTGAACAACTTCGACGCCGTGGCCAGGCTCGTGGAAACCTACGGCAAGGAATGCAGCTACGTCACCATCGGCAGGGCCGGCGAATTCAAGCTGACCGCCGCCAGCATCGCCTTCACCGACAGAGAACTGCGTCCCCAGCGCCATGCCGGACGCGGCGGCGTGGGCGCCGTCATGGGTTCCAAGGGCCTGAAGGCCATCATCATCAACCCCGAAGGCGGCAAGAACCATCCCCTCGCGGATGAGGAAGCCTTCAAGGCTGCTTCCAAACGCTTCGCCAAGGCTCTCACCAGCCATCCCATCACGGGCAAAGGCCTTGCCGAATACGGCACCGCCGTGCTCGTCAACATTCTGCACGAAGCCGGCGGCCTGCCCACCAGAAACTTCACCGTCGGCCAGTTTGAACAGCACGAAGCCGTTTCCGGCGAACGCATGAACCAGCTCACCAAGGAACGCGGCGGCGAAGGCGCTGTGGCCCACGGCTGCATGAGCGGCTGCATCATCCGCTGCAGCGGCATCTTCCCCGACGCTCAGGGCAAGTTCAAGAGCAAGTGGCCCGAATATGAAACCCTGTGGTGCTTCGGCCCCCACAGCAACATCGGCGATCTTGACCTCATCTGCACCTTCGACCATATGTGCGACGACTTTGGTGTGGATACCATCGACGTGGGCGTGGCCATCGGCGTGGCCATGGCCGGCGGCGGTATTCCTCTCGGCGACGGCAAGGCCGTGCTCGAGGCCATGCAGGGCATCAGCGACGGCACGCCCCTCGGCCGCGTCATCGGCTGCGGTACGGCGACCACCGGCCGCGTGTTCGGCGTGAGAAGAGTTCCCTGCGTCAAGGGCCAGAGCCTGCCCGCCTACGATCCCCGCGCCGTCAAGGGCGTGGGCGTCACCTACGCCACCACCCCCATGGGTGCGGACCATACCGCCGGCTACTCCGTGACCGCCAACATTCTGAGCTGCGGCGGCAAGGTCGATCCGCTCAAGAAGGAAGGCCAGATCGAACTTTCCCGCAACCTGCAGATAGCCACGGCTTCGGTGGACAGCGTGGGTCTGTGCCTGTTCACGGCCTTTGCCATCCTCGACATCCCGGATGCTCTCGCCGCCATCGTGGACATGCTCAACGCCAAGTTCGGCTGGAACCTCACCGGCGACGACGTGGTCACCCTGGGCCAGCGCATTCTGTCCACGGAAATCGACTTCAACCGTCGCGCGGGCATCACGGAAGCCGCCGACCACCTGCCCGACTTCTTCAGCGACGAGCCCGTGGCGCCGCACAACACGACGTTCGACTTCACGCCTGAAGAACTGCAGACCACCTTCAACTGGATCAAGAAGTAA
- a CDS encoding nitroreductase family protein, whose translation MDIIQAIKARRSIRSYTEEPIARQVVEKLAELAVKAPTGSGMEPWGFALLQDRQEIDALSERIKKKVLEHLEDYPQFSQYEGWLRNDKYHIFNNAGTVLIIYGDRTSPWHVYDCTLAAGNIMLAAQEQGIGCCWIGFAEALFDEADFKAAHHVPENFHLVATLSMGYARVAVPPCTRKAPVFFS comes from the coding sequence ATGGATATCATTCAGGCCATCAAAGCACGGCGCAGCATACGCAGCTATACGGAAGAGCCGATAGCAAGGCAGGTTGTGGAAAAACTTGCGGAACTTGCCGTCAAGGCTCCCACGGGATCGGGCATGGAGCCATGGGGATTCGCACTTCTTCAGGACAGGCAGGAAATCGACGCGCTCTCCGAACGCATCAAGAAAAAGGTGCTGGAGCACCTGGAAGACTATCCGCAGTTTTCGCAATATGAAGGGTGGCTGCGCAACGACAAGTACCACATTTTCAATAACGCGGGCACGGTGCTCATCATCTACGGCGACCGCACCTCGCCCTGGCATGTGTACGACTGCACCCTTGCGGCGGGCAACATCATGCTCGCGGCGCAGGAACAGGGCATAGGGTGCTGCTGGATAGGCTTTGCCGAGGCGCTGTTTGACGAAGCCGACTTCAAGGCCGCCCACCACGTTCCCGAAAACTTCCATCTTGTGGCGACGCTGAGCATGGGATACGCCAGAGTTGCCGTTCCGCCCTGTACCCGCAAGGCTCCCGTTTTCTTTTCCTGA